GGGCAGGAGGAGCAGGAGACCGGCAAGATCCGCGAGGCCGGGCGGAAGCTCTTCGCGGGCCGGCTGCGCACCATCCGGCTCAACGCCAAGTACACCCCCGCCCTCCAGGCCGTCCCCGCCCTCGGCCAGGTCGCCGTGCTCGCCCTCGGCGGCTGGCTGGCCTACAAGGGCCAGATCACCCTCGGCACCTTCGTCGCCTTCTCCTCGTACCTCGCCTCCCTCGTCGGCCCGGTCCGCATGCTCGCCATGGTGCTCACCGTGGGCCAGCAGGCCCGCGCCGGCGTCGAGCGGGTCCTGGAGCTGATCGACACCGAGCCGAGCCTCAAGGACGGCACCAAGGAGCTCCCGGCCGACGTGCCCGCCGGCGTCGAGTTCGACGACGTCTCCTTCGCGTACGAGGACGGCCGCACCGTCCTGGACGGCTTCTCCCTGGAGATCCGGCCCGGCGAGACCGTCGCCGTCGTCGGCGCCTCCGGCTCCGGCAAGTCGACCGTCTCGCTGCTGCTGCCCCGTTTCTACGACGTGACCCACGGCGCCGTCCTGGTCGGCGGCCTCGACGTCCGCGAGCTCACCCTCGACTCGCTGCGCGCCGCCGTGGGCCTGGTCCCCGAGGACAGCTTCCTGTTCTCCGACTCGGTCCGCGCCAACATCGCGTACGGCGTCCCCGACGCCACCCAGGAGCAGATCGAGGCGGCCGCCCGCGCCGCCCAGGCGGACCGTTTCATCGCCGAGCTGCCCCAGGGCTACGACACCAAGGTCGGCGAGCACGGCCTCACCCTCTCCGGCGGCCAGCGCCAGCGCGTCGCACTGGCCCGCGCGATCCTCACCGACCCCCGGCTGCTGCTCCTCGACGACGCCACCTCGGCCGTCGACGCCAAGGTCGAGCACGAGATCCACGAGGCCCTGAAGTCCGTCATGGCGGGCCGCACCACCCTGCTCATCGCCCACCGCCGCTCCACCCTCGGCCTCGCCGACCGGATCGCCGTCCTCGACGAGGGCCGGCTCGCCGACATCGGCACCCACGAGGAGCTGGAGGAGCGCTCCGCGCTCTACCGGCGCCTGCTCACCGACCCCGACGAGCTGGGCGCCGTCTCGCCCGGGCACACCCTCCCGGCCGAGGTCCCGGAGGACCGCACCCTGCGGGCCGAGCTGGACGCCGAGTTCGACGCCGAGCGGGGGATCACCCCCGCCCTGTGGGTGCGCGAGGAGACCGAGGACCGGGACGCGGCGATACCCGGCGCCCCGGGGGCCACCCCCGAGCTGCTGGCCGCCGTCGAGGCCCTGCCGCCCGCCACCGACACCCCCGGCATCGACGAGGCCCGCGCCGTCTCCCCCGAGGAGTCCTACGGGCTGCGCCGGCTGCTGCGCGGCTTCGGCGCGCCGCTGCTGATCAGCCTCGGCCTGGTCGCCCTGGACGCGGGCGCCGGCCTGCTGCTGCCGGTGCTGATCCGGCACGGCATCGACAAGGGCGTGAACCAGCTCGCCATCGGCGCCGTCTGGGCGGCCTCCGCGCTCGCCCTGGTGACCGTGCTCGTCCAGTGGGTCGCGCAGACCGCCGAGACCCGGATGACCGGCCGCACCGGCGAGCGGATCCTGTACGCGCTGCGGCTGAAGATCTTCGCCCAGCTCCAGCGGCTCGGCCTCGACTACTACGAGCGCGAGCTCACCGGCCGGATCATGACCCGGATGACCACGGACGTCGACGCCCTGTCGACCTTCCTGCAGACCGGTCTGGTCACCGCCTTCGTCTCCGTCGTCACCTTCTTCGGCATCATGGGCGCCCTGCTCGTCCTCGACGTCGAGCTCGCGCTGGTCGTCTTCGCGACCCTGCCGGTGCTCGCCGTCGCGACCTACTACTTCCGCCGCGCCAGCGTGAAGGCGTACGAGCTGGCCCGCGAGCGGATCAGCGGGGTCAACGCCGACCTCCAGGAGTCGGTCGCGGGGCTGCGGATCGTGCAGGCCTTCCGGCGCGAGCGGGCGGGCGCCGAGCGCTTCGCGGCCCGCAGCGAGGAGTACCGCGAGGCCCGGGTGCACGGCCAGTGGCTGATATCGGTCTACTTCCCGTTCGTCACCCTGCTGTCCTCGGTGGCCGCCGCCGCGGTCCTGATCGTCGGCGCGAACCGCATCGAAGCCGGCACCCTGACCACCGGCGCCCTGGTCGCCTACCTGCTCTACATCGACCTGTTCTTCGCCCCGGTGCAGCAGCTCTCCCAGGTCTTCGACGGCTACCAGCAGGCCGCCGTCTCGCTGAAGCGGATGCAGGAGCTGCTCCAGGAGCCGACCTCCACCGCCGCCGCGGACGCCCCGCTCGACGTGCTGTCGCTGCGCGGCGAGATCGCCTTCGAGGACGTGTCCTTCGCGTACGGGACGGAGGAGGAGGCGCTCACCGGCATCGACCTGCGGATCCCGGCCGGCCAGACGGTCGCCTTCGTCGGCGAGACCGGCGCCGGCAAGTCCACGCTGGTCAAGCTGGTCGCCCGGTTCTACGACCCGACGGGCGGCCGGGTCACCGCGGACGGCACCGACCTGCGCGCGCTCGACCTCACCGCGTACCGGCACCGGCTCGGTGTCGTGCCGCAGGAGGCGTACCTGTTCGCCGGGACGGTCCGCGACGCCATCGCCTACGGCCGCCCGGACGCCACCGACGCCCAGGTGGAGGCCGCGGCCCGCGCGGTCGGCGCCCACGACATGATCGCCACGCTGGACGGCGGCTACCTCCACGAGGTCGCCGAGCGCGGCCGGAACCTGTCGGCGGGCCAGCGCCAGCTGATCGCCCTGGCCCGCGCCGAGCTGGTCGACCCCGACGTGCTGCTGCTCGACGAGGCCACCGCGGCCCTGGACCTGGCCACCGAGGCGCAGGTCAACGCGGCCACCGACCGGCTCGCCGGTCGCCGGACCACCCTGGTCGTCGCCCACCGGCTCACCACGGCGGCCCGGGCCGACCGGGTGATCGTGATGGACCACGGCCGGGTCGCCGAGGACGGCACCCACGAGGAGCTGCTGGCCCTCGACGGGGTGTACGCCGCACTGTGGCGGACCTTCATCGGCGAGGGGGCCGAGGGCGCCGAGGACGCCGACGAGGCGGAGCCCGAGCGGGTGTGACCGGTACGCCGGGGCGCGGGCGCGGGCGCGGGCTTCGGGGGCGGCTTCGGGGGCGGCTTCCGGCGCGGGCTCCCGACGCGGGGTTCCGGCGGGGGCTCCGGGCGCGGGGCGAAGATGAGTACCCGCGCCCATGCGCGGGGACCCGGGATGCGGTCTGATGCGGCTATGAGCAACCCCGTCCCCGCCGCTCCCGCTCCCGCCCCCGCGCCCGGCCGCCGCGTCCGCGTCTGGGCCCTGGTCTCGGCCGGGCTGCTGGTGCCCGCCACCGTGCTCGCCGGGATCCTCGCGCTCAGCGCGGACCACGCCGGCCGTTGCCTCGGCTACGCCGAGAACTGCGGCTCCAACCCCGGCTGGACGTACGGCGCCAGCCTCGGTCTGGCCGCCGTCGCCCTGGTCGTCGCGCTCGCCGCCTCCCGCGAGACGGTCCGCAGGGCGGCCCTCGGCACCCAGGTCGCCGCCGAGCTGGTCTTCCTCCTGCTGGTCGTCACCACCTTCGCGTAGGCAACCGAACGGGCCTCCGGTGCGTCGTATGCACGTACGGCAGGAGCGAGGGGAGGGACGCACATGCGCGGTGAGCTCCGGAGCGGGACGAGACGGCGGCTGTGCGCGTACCTGCTCGCCCTGCTGCTCGCCGCCGGCGGCCTGGTGGTCGCCGGGCCCGCCGCGAGCCCGGCCGAGGCCGCCTCCGTCTGCCACGGGCGGCCCACCCGTACGGTCGGATTCGCCACCGGCGAGCTGCGCCTCTACCGCACCCGTCACTACGTCTGCGCGCTCGTCGTCGCCCGACGGCCGGGCGGCCCGCGGGTCATGACGGTGTCGCTTCAGCCGCGCGGCGGCCGGGCCGCGGTGAACTCGGGGCGCTTCGCCCGGCAGGCGGGGCCGGTCACGGTCCACGCGCTCAACCGCTGCGTCCGCGCCTCCGCCGCGATCGCCGGCCGGGGCACCGCGACCGGCTGGATCCTGTGCTGAACCGTATGTAATGCCCAACCAGGTCTGGCGGTCCGCACGTTGACCCGGCTAGGTTCACGACACCGTTGTGAATCAAGGGGAGGGTGAATGCGTAAGTCGCTCAGATGGCTGGTGTCGCTTTCGGTGCTCATAGGCACCGTCGGATCCACGGGCGTGGCCACCGCCGCGGACACGGAGACGGCCGGCACCGCCGTCGCCGACGCGCAGAGCACGGACATCAAGGACCGCATCCTGGCGATCCCCGGGATGAGCCTGATCGAGGAGAAGCCGTACGCCGGCTACCGCTACTTCGTCCTGAACTACGAGCAGCCGATCGACCACCACCGCCCCTGGGCGGGCACGTTCAAGCAGCGCATCTCGGTCCTCCACAAGGACACGGACCGGCCCACCGTCTTCCGCACCAGCGGCTACGGGCTGAGCACCACCCCGAGCCGGGCCGAGCCGACCCGGATCATCGACGGCAACCAGATCTCCATGGAGTACCGGTTCTTCACGCCGTCCCGGCCGCAGCCCGCCGACTGGTCGAAGCTGGACATCTGGCAGGCCGCCAGCGACCAGCACCGCATCTTCACCGCGCTGAAGTCGATCTACGGCAAGAAGTGGCTCTCCACGGGCGCCTCCAAGGGCGGCATGACGGCCACCTACTACGAGCGCTTCTACCCCCGTGACATGGACGGTGTCGTCGCCTACGTGGCGCCGAACGACGTGGTGGACAAGGAGGACTCGGCGTACGACCGGTTCTTCGAGAACGTCGGCACCAAGGACTGCCGCGACCGCCTCAACGCCATGCAGCGCGAGGCGCTGGTGCGCCGTGAGCCGCTGGAGAAGAAGTACGAGGCCTGGGCGAATGCCGAGGGCGCCACCTTCAACACCATCGGCTCGCTCGACAAGGCCTACGAGGCCGTGGCCCTGGACTTCGTGTGGGGCTTCTGGCAGTACTACGGCCAGGACGTCTGCGACCAGATCCCGGACGCCAAGACCGCGAGCGACGACGTCGTCTACGACACGATCGACGCCTACTCCGGCTGGTCCGCCTACACCGACCAGGGCCTGGAGCCGTACACGCCGTACTACTACCAGGCGGCGACCGAGCTCGGCTCGCCCAGCATCAAGCAGCCGCACCTGGCCGGCCTGAGCCGCTACGGCTACCAGCCCGCCCGCAACTTCGTGCCGCGCGAGATCCCGATGAAGTTCAAGCCGTGGGTCATGCGGGACGTGGACCAGTGGGTCCGGAAGAACGCGAACCGGATGCTGTTCGTCTACGGCGGCAACGACCCGTGGGGCTCCGAGCCCTTCCACCTCGGCAAGGGCGCGCGCGACAGCTACGTGTACTACGCGCCGGGCGCCAACCACGGTGCCAACGTGGCCGGTCTGGTCGAGGCCGAGAAGGCCAAGGCCACCGCCCGCATCCTCGCCTGGGCCGGGGTCGACGCCCCGGCGGTCGCGGCGGCCAAGCCGCTGGCCCGCTTCGACGCCCGCATCGACCGGGCGGTCGACGAGGACGCGACCCGCGAGCACGGCCTGCGCCCGTAGCTCCGCGGCGCCCTACGACGCCGCACGAAGCCGTGAGCCGGCACCCCGCGGGAGGCGGGGTGTCGGCTCACGGCCGTCCGGGGGAGCGTCAGCGGTACGAGAGGCCGTGGCCGACCGGGTACAGCACCTGCGCGGGGTCCGCGGCGCTCTGCACGGCCACGGGCAGCCGGCCGCGCGGCTTCACCCGGCCCGCCATCACCCGTACGGCGGCGCGCATTTCGACGTCCGTCCAGGAGTAGGTGGCGAGGCTGGCCCGCTGTCCTGTGATCCTGGCGACGTCGTACGGATTGCGCAGCGCGATGGTCACCACCGGCACCCCGGTCGCGGTGAGCCGGGCCAGCAGGGTGAGCTGGCTCGTGGTCGGCGTGAGGTTGTACGTCCCCACGACGACGACGTCCTGGCCGGCCGCGGCGGCCACCGCCCGCTCGATCAGAGCGGCGGTGGGGACGGTGCCGGTGGACACCGACGTGGCGGTGTAGCCGAGCTCGGCGAAGGCGGCGGCCAGCACCGTGGTCGGCGGGCCGGTGGTACCGGACGGCGAGGCCGGGTCGGCGCCGACGACCAGCACCTTGGGGTGGGTGCGGCGGCTCAGCGGGAGGAAGCCCTCCTCGTTGACCACCAGGGTCGTGGTGCGCTCGGCGATCCGGTCGGCGCGGTCCAGGTGGGCGCGGGTGCCGACGGTGCGGTCCACTCCGTCGGAGGTGACGTACGGGTCCTCGAACAGACCCACCCGGGCCTTCAGCCGCAGGATCCGGAGGATCGATTCGTCGAGCCGCGCCTCGGTCAGCTCGCCGTCCTTGACGGCCTTCAGGACCGCGTTCCAGGCGAGGTCCAGCTTCGGCGGGTTGAGCAGCTGGTCGGCGCCCGCCTTGAGGGCGAGGACGGGGACGCGGTCGTCGCCGTACTTGGTGCGCACGCCCTCCATGCTGAGCGAGTCGGTCACCACCACGCCGTCGAAGCCGAGCCGTTCGCGCAGGATGCCGGTGAGGATCGGCCGGGACAGGGTCGCCGGGTCCCCGCTCGGGTCGAGCGCGGGGACGACGATGTGCGCGGTCATGATGGACTCGATGCCGGCCCGGATCGCGGCCTGGAACGGCGGTGCGTCTATGGCCGCCCACTGCTCGGCGGTGTGGGTGATGACGGGCAGCCCGTTGTGGCTGTCGACGGCCGTGTCGCCGTGGCCTGGGAAGTGCTTGGAGGTGGCCGCGACCCCGGCCCGCTGGTAGCCCTTGACCTGCGCCGCGACCAGTCCGGCGACGGCCTCGGGGTCGGCGCCGAAGGAGCGGACGCCGATGACCGGGTTGGCCGGGTTGACGTTGACGTCGGCGACCGGTGCGTAGTCCTGCCGGATGCCGAGGGCGGCCAGCTCGGCGCCCGCGATCCGGCCGGCCGCGCGGGCGTCCTCGTGCGAGCCGCTCGCGCCGAGCGCCATGGCGCCGGGCAGCAGGGTGGCGGGCTCGCCGATCCGGGCGACGACCCCGTGCTCCTGGTCGGTCGACAGGAGCAGCGGGATCGGGGTGGCCTGGGCGAGGGCGGCGCGCTGGATGCCGTTGGAGAGCTCGGCGATCTGGTGCGGGTCGCGGGTGTTGTGGGCCCAGCCGAAGTAGATGATGCCGCCGACGTGGTAGCGCTCGACGAGCTCGGCGGCGTCGCGGACGCCGATCTCCCTGAGGTTGGCGTCGATGTCGGCCTGGTCGGGGGCGGTGGCGGAGTGGCCGTACACCCGCATGACGAAGAGCTGGCCGACCTTCTCCTCCAGCGACATCCCGGAGACGAGGTCCCGGAGCGCGCGGTCGCCGTGGCGCCGCTCGCCGGCGTGGGCGGCGGGGACGGTCACGCCCGTGACGGCGGCGGCCGCGGCCACGGCGGTCACCGTGAGGAGGGTCCGGCGGGAGGGGGAGGGCGAGCGGTCGGACGAGGGATCCGAGGAGGGGGCGCGGTGGTGCAACTGTTGCTCCTTCCGGCCGTGCAGGGTGGTGGGAGGAAGAGTGAAGGAAACTTCCAAGAAGCCACGGATAGCCCGAAAGTAACTGCCAGGTCAAGGACCCGCACAGAAACACGGGCGCTTGCCGTGCTTATGCCACCCTTCGCGCCCTGTCCCCACCCGGCTCGGGGCCGGCTCCGGGCGGGTCCGGCTCCGGGCGGGTCCGGCTCCGGGCCGGCTCCGGCTCCGGGCTTCCGCGGGTGGCCGCCTCAGGACGCGGCGGCCACCTCGGGCCACAGCTCCTGGAGGGTGCGGACGGTCTCGGTGATCGCGGGCCGCCGCGCCGCCCCGGTCCGCCACAGCGCCCGCAGCCGCCGGGTCGGCATCGGATCGAGGTGCACCGGGGCCACCTCCGGCGGCAGCGCCCCGCGGCCCAGGCGCGGCACGAGGGCGACCCCGAGCCCGGCGGCGACCAGGGCGACCTGGGTGTGGTTCTCCTCCGCCTGATGGGCGATCAGCGGCTCGCAGCCGGTGGCCCGCAGCGTCCGCATCAGCCAGTCGTGGCACACCGTCCCCGGCGGTTGGGTGATCCACCGCTCCTGGGTCAGCTCCTCCCGGCGCACCGACTCCCGCGCCGCCAGCGGGTGCCCCGCCGGCACGAGGACGTCGCACAGGTCGTCCCCGATCACCGCCTGCTCCACCCCGGGCGGTACGGGGAGCGGGGCGATGTCCCAGTCGTGCGCGACGGCCAGGTCGATCACGCCCCGCCCGACCAGGTCCACGGACAGGTGCGGGTCCACCTCCGACAGGCGGACGTCCAGATCCGGGTGGCGGCGGGCCAGACCGGCGAGCGCCCGGGGCATCAGGCCGCGCGCCGCACTCGCGAAACAGCCGATGGTCAGCCGCCCCGCGGGAAGCCCCCGGCGTTCTTCGAGCCGGACCTCCGCCGCCTCCACGAGCGACATCAATTGCTGCGCGGTGTCGGCGAGTTGGTGCGCCTCGTCGGTGAGCCTGACGCCGCGGCCGCTGCGTTCGAGCAGGGTCGTGCGGGTCTCCCGCTCCAGCTTGGCGATCTGCTGCGAGACGGCGGAGGGCGTGTAGCCGAGGGCGGCGGCGGCCGCGCCGACGCTGCCGTGGACGGCGACGGCGTGCAGGGCGCGCAGACGTCCGAGATCGAGCACGGGGGCCTCCCGGGACGCTCCTGTGGATGTAGCGGTACTTCATCCAACCATGAAGGGATCCGTGCTGGTGCTACACGGTCCGGCCGGGTGATCCTCGTCCGTATGCGCCCCGCCCACCTCGCCCTCGCCGCCCTGGTCGCCGCCGTCTGGGGAGTCAACTTCGTCGTCATCGAGATCGGCCTCGACCACTTCCCGCCGCTGCTCTTCTCCGCCCTCCGCTTCCTCGTCGCCGCCCTCCCCGCGGTCTTCTTCGTCGGGCGCCCCAAGGTGGCGTGGAAGTGGATCGTGGGCGTCGGACTCGCCCTCGGGGTGGCCAAGTTCGGACTGCTCTTCACCGGCATGGACCTCGGTGCCCCGGCCGGCCTGTCCTCCCTGGTCCTCCAGGTCCAGGCCGTCTTCACCGGCCTGTTCGCCTTCCTCGCGCTCGGGGAACGACCGGGCCGGGTGAAGCTGCTCGGCATGGGCGTCGCCCTGGCCGGCATCGGCGTCGCCGCCGTCGACGAGGGCGCCTCGGGCCCCCTCACCGGCTTCGCCCTGATCATCGCCGCCGCCGCGTGCTGGGGCGTCTCCAACGTCCTCACCCGCAAGGCCGCCCCGCCCGACGCCCTCAACTTCATGGTCTGGGTCAGCACCGTGCCCGTCCTGCCGCTGCTCGCCCTCTCCCTCCTCCTCGAAGGCCCGGAGCGGGACCTGGCGGCGCTGCGCGGGCTCGACTGGACCGGCGCCGGCGTCATCGTCTACGTCGCCTGGGTCACGACCGTCTTCGGCTTCGGCGCCTGGGGCTGGCTGCTCCGCCGGCACCCCGCCTCCTCGGTGGCCCCCTTCTCCCTCCTGGTCCCGGTCTTCGGCATGACCTCCGCGGCCCTCTTCCTGGGCGAGGCGGTCAGCCCCCTGCGCTGGTGCGCCGCCGCCCTCCTCGTCGGGGGCGTCGCCCTGACCTCGGTGACGGCGGGCCGGCGGCCGGCCGCGGAAAGGGCTGGCGCGGCGGGGGACCGGGAACGTAACGTGCACGTGCCCTTGATCAAGACC
The DNA window shown above is from Streptomyces showdoensis and carries:
- a CDS encoding ABC transporter ATP-binding protein; translated protein: MAAVGQKQAGERGWARRLSGYAWRYKANVVLALGSSLAGMAVLALVPLITKVIIDDVIGAKTGSLGLWTGLLVASAVVVYALTYVRRYYGGRLALDVQHDLRTEMFGTITRLDGRRQDELSTGQVVGRATSDLQLIQGLLFMLPMTIGNVLLFLISLAVMAALSLPLTLVAVAVAPALWWIARRSRTRLHPATWYAQAQAATVAGVVDGAVTGVRVVKGFGQEEQETGKIREAGRKLFAGRLRTIRLNAKYTPALQAVPALGQVAVLALGGWLAYKGQITLGTFVAFSSYLASLVGPVRMLAMVLTVGQQARAGVERVLELIDTEPSLKDGTKELPADVPAGVEFDDVSFAYEDGRTVLDGFSLEIRPGETVAVVGASGSGKSTVSLLLPRFYDVTHGAVLVGGLDVRELTLDSLRAAVGLVPEDSFLFSDSVRANIAYGVPDATQEQIEAAARAAQADRFIAELPQGYDTKVGEHGLTLSGGQRQRVALARAILTDPRLLLLDDATSAVDAKVEHEIHEALKSVMAGRTTLLIAHRRSTLGLADRIAVLDEGRLADIGTHEELEERSALYRRLLTDPDELGAVSPGHTLPAEVPEDRTLRAELDAEFDAERGITPALWVREETEDRDAAIPGAPGATPELLAAVEALPPATDTPGIDEARAVSPEESYGLRRLLRGFGAPLLISLGLVALDAGAGLLLPVLIRHGIDKGVNQLAIGAVWAASALALVTVLVQWVAQTAETRMTGRTGERILYALRLKIFAQLQRLGLDYYERELTGRIMTRMTTDVDALSTFLQTGLVTAFVSVVTFFGIMGALLVLDVELALVVFATLPVLAVATYYFRRASVKAYELARERISGVNADLQESVAGLRIVQAFRRERAGAERFAARSEEYREARVHGQWLISVYFPFVTLLSSVAAAAVLIVGANRIEAGTLTTGALVAYLLYIDLFFAPVQQLSQVFDGYQQAAVSLKRMQELLQEPTSTAAADAPLDVLSLRGEIAFEDVSFAYGTEEEALTGIDLRIPAGQTVAFVGETGAGKSTLVKLVARFYDPTGGRVTADGTDLRALDLTAYRHRLGVVPQEAYLFAGTVRDAIAYGRPDATDAQVEAAARAVGAHDMIATLDGGYLHEVAERGRNLSAGQRQLIALARAELVDPDVLLLDEATAALDLATEAQVNAATDRLAGRRTTLVVAHRLTTAARADRVIVMDHGRVAEDGTHEELLALDGVYAALWRTFIGEGAEGAEDADEAEPERV
- a CDS encoding S28 family serine protease yields the protein MRKSLRWLVSLSVLIGTVGSTGVATAADTETAGTAVADAQSTDIKDRILAIPGMSLIEEKPYAGYRYFVLNYEQPIDHHRPWAGTFKQRISVLHKDTDRPTVFRTSGYGLSTTPSRAEPTRIIDGNQISMEYRFFTPSRPQPADWSKLDIWQAASDQHRIFTALKSIYGKKWLSTGASKGGMTATYYERFYPRDMDGVVAYVAPNDVVDKEDSAYDRFFENVGTKDCRDRLNAMQREALVRREPLEKKYEAWANAEGATFNTIGSLDKAYEAVALDFVWGFWQYYGQDVCDQIPDAKTASDDVVYDTIDAYSGWSAYTDQGLEPYTPYYYQAATELGSPSIKQPHLAGLSRYGYQPARNFVPREIPMKFKPWVMRDVDQWVRKNANRMLFVYGGNDPWGSEPFHLGKGARDSYVYYAPGANHGANVAGLVEAEKAKATARILAWAGVDAPAVAAAKPLARFDARIDRAVDEDATREHGLRP
- a CDS encoding glycoside hydrolase family 3 protein produces the protein MHHRAPSSDPSSDRSPSPSRRTLLTVTAVAAAAAVTGVTVPAAHAGERRHGDRALRDLVSGMSLEEKVGQLFVMRVYGHSATAPDQADIDANLREIGVRDAAELVERYHVGGIIYFGWAHNTRDPHQIAELSNGIQRAALAQATPIPLLLSTDQEHGVVARIGEPATLLPGAMALGASGSHEDARAAGRIAGAELAALGIRQDYAPVADVNVNPANPVIGVRSFGADPEAVAGLVAAQVKGYQRAGVAATSKHFPGHGDTAVDSHNGLPVITHTAEQWAAIDAPPFQAAIRAGIESIMTAHIVVPALDPSGDPATLSRPILTGILRERLGFDGVVVTDSLSMEGVRTKYGDDRVPVLALKAGADQLLNPPKLDLAWNAVLKAVKDGELTEARLDESILRILRLKARVGLFEDPYVTSDGVDRTVGTRAHLDRADRIAERTTTLVVNEEGFLPLSRRTHPKVLVVGADPASPSGTTGPPTTVLAAAFAELGYTATSVSTGTVPTAALIERAVAAAAGQDVVVVGTYNLTPTTSQLTLLARLTATGVPVVTIALRNPYDVARITGQRASLATYSWTDVEMRAAVRVMAGRVKPRGRLPVAVQSAADPAQVLYPVGHGLSYR
- a CDS encoding LysR family transcriptional regulator, producing the protein MLDLGRLRALHAVAVHGSVGAAAAALGYTPSAVSQQIAKLERETRTTLLERSGRGVRLTDEAHQLADTAQQLMSLVEAAEVRLEERRGLPAGRLTIGCFASAARGLMPRALAGLARRHPDLDVRLSEVDPHLSVDLVGRGVIDLAVAHDWDIAPLPVPPGVEQAVIGDDLCDVLVPAGHPLAARESVRREELTQERWITQPPGTVCHDWLMRTLRATGCEPLIAHQAEENHTQVALVAAGLGVALVPRLGRGALPPEVAPVHLDPMPTRRLRALWRTGAARRPAITETVRTLQELWPEVAAAS
- a CDS encoding EamA family transporter, giving the protein MRPAHLALAALVAAVWGVNFVVIEIGLDHFPPLLFSALRFLVAALPAVFFVGRPKVAWKWIVGVGLALGVAKFGLLFTGMDLGAPAGLSSLVLQVQAVFTGLFAFLALGERPGRVKLLGMGVALAGIGVAAVDEGASGPLTGFALIIAAAACWGVSNVLTRKAAPPDALNFMVWVSTVPVLPLLALSLLLEGPERDLAALRGLDWTGAGVIVYVAWVTTVFGFGAWGWLLRRHPASSVAPFSLLVPVFGMTSAALFLGEAVSPLRWCAAALLVGGVALTSVTAGRRPAAERAGAAGDRERNVHVPLIKTPENARNAAGVPNSGAPAGVTTPAALADPVPKERA